In Actinomycetota bacterium, one genomic interval encodes:
- the moaC gene encoding cyclic pyranopterin monophosphate synthase MoaC, giving the protein MKKISHINSEGKAKMVDVSTKPITHRVAKAQGKIWMSNEMLHMIKDLEIKKGDVLAVAKIAGIMAAKKTHELIPLCHPLSITDIKMEFELKRKDKNSYITCSSEVKCDGKTGAEMETLISTSISLLTIYDMCKGIDRDMIIGDIKLIEKSGGKSGKWKRK; this is encoded by the coding sequence ATGAAAAAGATAAGTCATATTAATTCTGAAGGTAAAGCAAAGATGGTAGATGTTTCTACAAAACCTATAACACATAGAGTGGCTAAGGCACAAGGTAAGATATGGATGAGCAATGAGATGTTACACATGATTAAAGATCTTGAAATAAAAAAAGGTGATGTACTTGCAGTTGCAAAAATAGCAGGAATAATGGCAGCCAAAAAGACGCATGAGTTAATTCCACTTTGTCATCCATTATCGATAACAGATATAAAAATGGAATTTGAATTAAAAAGGAAAGATAAAAATTCTTATATAACCTGTTCTTCAGAGGTAAAGTGTGATGGAAAAACTGGTGCAGAGATGGAAACTCTAATTTCTACATCAATATCTCTATTAACTATTTATGATATGTGTAAAGGAATTGATAGAGATATGATAATTGGAGATATTAAGCTAATTGAAAAAAGTGGCGGAAAAAGTGGCAAATGGAAAAGAAAATAA
- the moaA gene encoding GTP 3',8-cyclase MoaA — protein MLDRFGRRIEYLRISVTDRCNLRCVYCMPEKGISSIGHEEVLRYEELVKIVKVATEVGINKIRITGGEPLIRKDLVNLIKLLREIKEIKDLSLTTNGVFLEKYMDDLVNAGLNRINISIDSLNPEIYKKITRRGNLDDVTKGLKYAIASSIRPIKINVVVMKNINDNLEDFAKLSMIEPVHIRFIEYMPVTGIEKIRGLTEEEMLNELNKYGELIKAKNPLGYGPATYYKYKNATGTIGLICSNSHNFCDKCNRLRLTSDGKLKPCLFSNKEVDVKVLIRNNVSENILIDAFKNAIYIKPQKRKVNKKIYYMYHIGG, from the coding sequence CTGACAGATGTAATTTAAGATGTGTATATTGCATGCCAGAAAAGGGTATCTCTTCAATTGGTCATGAAGAAGTTCTTAGATATGAAGAACTAGTAAAAATAGTAAAAGTTGCTACTGAGGTAGGTATTAATAAAATTAGAATTACTGGTGGTGAACCACTAATAAGAAAAGATTTAGTGAATTTAATTAAGTTATTAAGAGAAATTAAAGAAATTAAAGACCTCTCTCTGACTACTAACGGAGTATTTTTAGAAAAATATATGGATGATTTAGTAAATGCAGGATTAAATAGAATAAACATTAGTATAGATTCGTTAAATCCAGAAATATATAAAAAAATAACTCGAAGAGGAAATCTTGATGATGTAACTAAAGGTTTAAAATATGCAATTGCTTCCTCAATTAGACCTATAAAAATAAATGTTGTAGTAATGAAAAATATAAATGATAATTTAGAAGATTTTGCAAAATTGTCAATGATAGAACCTGTTCATATAAGATTTATTGAATATATGCCGGTAACAGGTATAGAAAAAATAAGAGGGTTAACTGAAGAAGAAATGCTAAATGAGTTGAATAAATATGGAGAATTAATAAAAGCTAAAAATCCTTTAGGTTATGGACCAGCAACATATTATAAATATAAAAATGCTACTGGAACTATTGGTTTAATATGTTCAAATTCACATAACTTTTGTGATAAGTGCAATCGTTTGAGATTAACATCTGATGGTAAACTTAAACCATGTCTTTTTAGTAACAAAGAGGTAGATGTTAAAGTGTTAATAAGAAATAATGTTTCAGAAAATATCTTAATAGATGCATTTAAAAATGCAATTTACATTAAACCCCAAAAAAGAAAAGTAAATAAAAAAATTTATTATATGTATCATATAGGTGGATAA